The following are from one region of the Aquipuribacter hungaricus genome:
- a CDS encoding ABC transporter permease, whose translation MADVAAEQEATGLAGTARLEAVAGGGLTTLPRARRRRGRRWLGALLPLALLVVWQVAVLLELRDRNRLPAPVDVLVALQEFFLTPSSPTLTGVIPFLGAGWQHLGASLERTAVAWAAAVVVGLLLGLGLGLSRWFADVTDPLLNALRAVPLFAWLPLVIIQFGLGEPAARVLVFVGALWPVLVSTADGVARVPRQHIETARMLGTPRGQMWQRVYLPSALPEIVTGLRLSLTLAWTCVVVGELAGITWGVGAMMNASRERNATDQVVVGILVFAVVGLLADRLLRLATRRWTRWADT comes from the coding sequence GTGGCTGACGTCGCGGCGGAGCAGGAGGCGACCGGTCTGGCCGGCACCGCCCGCCTGGAGGCGGTGGCCGGCGGGGGCCTGACGACCCTGCCCCGTGCCCGCCGCCGCCGCGGACGGCGGTGGCTCGGGGCGCTGCTGCCCCTGGCCCTGCTCGTGGTCTGGCAGGTCGCGGTGCTGCTGGAGCTGCGCGACCGCAACCGCCTGCCGGCCCCGGTCGACGTCCTCGTCGCGCTCCAGGAGTTCTTCCTCACGCCCTCGTCCCCCACGCTCACCGGCGTCATCCCCTTCCTCGGGGCCGGCTGGCAGCACCTGGGGGCCAGCCTGGAGCGGACGGCCGTGGCGTGGGCGGCGGCTGTCGTCGTCGGGCTCCTGCTCGGCCTGGGGCTCGGCCTGTCCCGCTGGTTCGCCGACGTCACCGACCCGCTGCTCAACGCGCTTCGCGCGGTCCCGCTGTTCGCCTGGCTGCCCCTGGTCATCATCCAGTTCGGCCTGGGGGAGCCGGCAGCCCGGGTCCTCGTCTTCGTCGGGGCGCTCTGGCCCGTCCTGGTCTCCACGGCCGACGGCGTCGCCCGGGTCCCTCGCCAGCACATCGAGACCGCCCGCATGCTCGGCACCCCCCGGGGCCAGATGTGGCAGCGGGTCTACCTGCCCAGCGCCCTGCCGGAGATCGTCACCGGGCTGCGCCTGTCGCTGACGCTGGCCTGGACCTGCGTGGTGGTGGGCGAGCTCGCCGGGATCACGTGGGGCGTCGGAGCGATGATGAACGCCTCCCGCGAGCGCAACGCGACCGACCAGGTCGTGGTCGGGATCCTCGTGTTCGCGGTCGTCGGCCTCCTCGCCGACCGGCTGCTCCGCCTGGCCACCCGGCGCTGGACCCGCTGGGCCGACACGTGA